GTATTTAATTAAGTCTACGTCACAACAAAACGGAGCATAAGATGAAAACATGCAAGTACTAAATAAGGCCCTCTACTATTTAAGTACTTAAAAATATTCAagtaatatcataaaaaaatatacattttatttcactaaacaaataacataatttaaataaatatggaaaaaatatatcatattttttttataatttaagttacttttatgttattgtctattattcaatttatatatcgaaaaaaattagatacatataaatatgtatatataaagtaGGCATAACAAAGGGTACATCGGAAATAGGTTTGATTCTCCTTATTTCGGTTCGcaaaaaagataagaatgatttgaaagaggtgatattatatttttggaaTGAATTCATACTACCGTCCAATTTTATCGAGTTTGGGAAAACTTGcaggaatatatatttttaaaatactaattatatttatgatttaatttattctttatatttgGTCTCCTAAAGAAAATTCTCTAACTCCATCATTATCAtctattattacaaaatatcatttcatattaaagtttacatatattttgtcatttatgaaaatactaattttagtttgatttcctttataattttaattttttgtgttttttcaatAGGTTGATATATCAtagagtttaaaattcattgaatatgaatctatgcttgtaaaatgttatgaaattaatttaaagattGGCACTTTTTAATAACATGtcacattttaaattaaataaaaagaaaaacatgaaataaataacaacttccaatttgtttataaaatcaagagaaaaaactattacaaactataaaaaaattttaaattttcagtgTCGTCGCACCTTGGGACGACCCTCAGGGCCTTGGATTCACTCGGGATATTACATACAGCAACCTTTTTTATAGGAGTTATTAGTGTAATATATATTATGAGATGCGACGGTAAagtattcaaatattaagaggaCTAATGTAATATACAAGAAAATGtctacataatatttttaaacattaaatgattataagaaaatattaaaaatgattaatttgtttcagaaaacttttttctttttaataatttaccATATGCGTTATAAaatgtcaattattttttaaatttattaatctcCTTCAAATTCTGCTGGATTGGATTTAGTTAATCGGTatgtttctttttgaaaaaaaatataattttgtcccTAAAGTTTGAAAAAGTGTGATAAATACATCCTATTGTTAATTTTCTCCATTAACCCAAAGGGCTAATTAACCTAGCCTATGTGACATCAATGGACCTATTAGTCTTCTTAAATTTTGTTGTGTGTATTGTTGACATGAAAATTATCACCAAAATTTCGACCAACTAAATTAAAATCACCATCATCACCATAGGTTGTCACCACTACCGTTAATCATGCCTTCATAGATTCCTCTCGTTGAAAGGTAAAAACCACTATAAATCCATCAATCACCACCGGAGTCACCTCAAAACTCTCCAATAGCAACAAAATGACTATCTTTGTAAACAGTAACAACAAACCTCCATTgcaaataacaacaacaacaacaaaccatAACGAACCACCATGAAAAGACTCATCTCGTTGGAGACTTGCAACCCTATAAACAAAcaaggaaaaaggaaagaggaaaaaatcaaattaagcaTGAAGCCCCTtttcttgttctctttttttctccttttggtTCGATCCACCTCTCACGCATGCGAATTCATATTTCTCTTGTAGCTTAAACGTcacggttaaaataaattatcaaacttGTGATAATCTCTGTGCTTGACATCTTGATGAATTTGTTGCTACATGATtttagagggggggggggggggatgaaATTGTGTGGGGGTGGTGTTGGGTTTGTGGTAAGAGACTTAGACGCCATGGTGGTGGAGAGTGCGAAGGTGCAATGGAGGTGGAGAGGGAGAAGATGCAACGAAGAAGGAAAGGAGAAGAATGaaggaggagaaagagaaagacaaaaagaaaattatctacaattctccaaattgaaaaaatagtCCTCAGAAATTTTGATCACAATTTATTCCATCTACGTCAGTAACACATAACAAAATTTAGGATGACAAATAGGTTCAATAGTGCCACACAGGATTAGCTGTTtggattaacaaaaaaaattgattgtgagatgaatttaatgtattttttgaaaatttaggggtaattttattttctatttttcaggGATCAAAGTATTAACGCCTTACAAATTCAAGGactaaattgaatatttacgGTTACTCTTATAATAATTCCAAACTTTTTAATAGGCACAACACAAGACATCCCTTTGAAAACTACTTTGCCACCGTATGCCAGTTAGTGCCTCTATGTACACTTGACAAATAATTTGTCCGGAGTACCTAACCTGCATATGCAAACAATACAAGAGTCATATTCCAAACATTCTCATTTGTACGTACATTTAGAGAAAGATGCTTTCGGATGTGAGTTGAAAACCAAGAAGATTAATTTACCATTCAACGTTCACTTTACTATAAATACCACAAATAATCTTGGGTACCAGCACAACACATCTTACATTTCACTAATCAACTTCAAGTAATTGTTCCATAATTGCCTCGCTCACTACGCTAGCTACCATGGTTGCCAAAAATCATTTCTGTCATATTTCATTGGCAATGCTTCTCTGCATGGCTTTCTTGGCTTTTCAAGTCACATGTCGCAGTCTCCAAGATGCATCCATGTATGAGAGGCATGAGCAATGGATGACTCGTTACGGCAAGGTGTATAAGGACCCTCAGGAACGGGAAAAGCGTTTCAGGATATTTAAGGAAAATGTGAATTACATTGAAGCTTTCAACAACGCTGCCAATAAACGTTACAAGCTAGCCATTAATCAATTTGCAGACCTCACTAACGAAGAGTTCATTGCACCCAGAAATAGATTCAAGGGGCATATGTGTTCCTCAATCATTAGGACAACCACTTTTAAGTATGAAAATGTGACAGCAGTACCATCCACAGTGGATTGGAGGCAAAAAGGAGCAGTTACACCCATCAAGGACCAAGGTCAATGTGGTAAGTGTATGATAATTCATTTACTAATTCAAATGATATTGAAGGATTTTCTAACTGTTGATTTACTTCGTAGGATGTTGTTGGGCATTTTCTGCTGTTGCAGCAACTGAAGGAATTCATGCACTGACTTCTGGAAAATTGATATCTTTGTCGGAACAAGAACTTGTTGATTGTGACACAAAGGGTGTGGACCAAGGTTGTGAAGGTGGTCTTATGGATGATGCTTTTAAATTCGTCATCCAAAATCATGGACTCAATACCGAAGCCAACTACCCCTATAAGGGTGTTGATGGAAAGTGCAATGTAAATGAAGCAGCCAACGATGCTGCTACTATTACTGGGTATGAGGATGTCCCTGCCAACAATGAGAAGGCACTGCAAAAAGCTGTGGCCAATCAACCAGTTTCCGTAGCCATTGATGCCAGTGGCTCTGACTTTCAATTTTACAAGAGTGGTGTCTTCACTGGTTCATGTGGAACTGAGTTGGATCACGGAGTCACTGCTGTGGGATATGGTGTTAGTAATGATGGGACTGAATATTGGTTGGTTAAGAACTCATGGGGAACCGAGTGGGGTGAAGAAGGTTACATTAGGATGCAAAGGGGAGTGAATTCTGAGGAAGGACTCTGTGGCATAGCTATGCAAGCATCTTACCCTACTGCATAATTATAAAATCTGGACACCATTATACTATATGTTTACAACTCTACTTATCTTTTTAAGCATTGATTCCTCCTATAGGTCGTGTATATCATTATATCCCTTGCGTGAACAAAATATTGTACATTGTacttgtataaaataattacgATTTATGAGTTATGGCATATTAGATAAAGGTATCAAAATCAAAACCCCATAACATGAAGAAGAGAGAAGCAGTAAGGCGTGCATGCAGAGACCCTGAGAAAGACCTATGAAAGAATTGTTGCTCAGTACACTGATATTGAAgggtatatgtgtatatatatatatatatatagtattgaCAGTGTtaacaaaacaacacaaagaAATGTTCTAAGGAATATGAATTTGTCATTCTAACGGTCTTTCCCCCTCTATCTTGAGAAAAGGAGATCTTTAGATGTTGAGAAAATGCCTATTGTACAAAATGTCTCCACTAATCTACGTCAGTCTCCTAAAGTGTGAGATTATTGTCAATTCAAGCAAGAAGTTATGCATTGGAAGACATCTTCACTGCACGGAATTGTGAGGCCAGCCATGggactacaagaaaaatgacatatACCTATAGACAAAAATtgtcactataaataaaaatttcgtAGGTAAAAGTATGATAGACTTTGTTCTACGGACATTTCTTCCGTCAACTTTGAGAGGGCGTATAATGACGGCTAATTGTCTGTCACTATAAGGTTTACCTACTATTTATagtgtgtaggtaaaagtcattaacttctaCCTACATCTTCTAAGTGTAGATAAAAGTCTTTAATTTGTACCTATCATCTTTAACTGTAGGTAAAAAccgtataataataataataataataataataataataataacataggATCCCAACTTAGACAAATCAGAACCCAGAATGACAACTCAGATGATCCTGTAGCAAACATAAGACTTCCAGTAGCCCACTTGCCCACTTTATTACAGATCAAAAGTTGCACTCCTCCAACTTGCAACCTAGAcaagacaaaaagaaaacaatgaatGATAAGTACTATCACACAAATTCCACAAAGGGAAAGTTATACTAAATACATGTTTGGAAACACACATCTAGAGAACATATTTGGAGTTTTTGATGCAGTTCAAAACATGCTCTTAGCTGTTACCCAAAGTAGTTTTTGAAGCCCAACCACaaactataattttttcttgGCATTACTAtgattttttacattagttgtctCTGCTTCCTATAAAAGACATTATTTTATggaaaacacaaaataaattttattgtttatagtTGTCTCTGcttcctataaaaaaatttaaaaataaaaaataaaataaaataaaaagtaaagtaatattttataattaaatataaaaaagaaaaatattcattagAGAAAGGAATTTGACCTGCATTGCAAGGAATAGGAAGCATTTGTTTCTTTTGCAACTCTAGAAACAAGAATCCCAATTCCTTGACCCCTACTGCACAAAACctgttaattatattatatccaTAATGTTAACAAGTCAATTGATAAACATATGCAGgtgaaaatgaaatatatagaatagcaatatatatacttttaactAACTAACTAGCAAGCTAGGCGTGGCAGCATTTGTTACCCTAAAAGCATCCTCATCAGTTTGATCATCACCAATATAGATTGGAATACATCATTCAAATTCTTGTACCCTAGAAATATGCAAATAGTATTATTATAGTGAATCAGAACAAATATATGACTTATATATGTAGCATAGGTAGGTGAGATATCATAGTAAGGCTATTTTTGcatgaattaatatatatagttatctACTCACCTAATGATTCTAACAAAAATTCAAGAGCCTTGCCCTTGTCCCATTTGATGGTTGGACGGATCTCTAGCACTTTTCTCCCTTAGGTTAGCCTGAGTTGTGGATACTCATTGAGCACCAATCTAACTTTCTCCGCCAACGCTGCCCAACTCTAAGGAAAAAacagagtaattttttttaaaaaaaaaatggttaccGAACAATTTAAGTTTTTTGGCGTGTGTGTGGGTTTGGTAATTCTATTGATTCAGCAATTACATGGTAAGTTGACTGGTACCTTTTCATCAACACAACGAAAGTGCAAGGACAAACAAAACTTATTGTTCTCAACCTTAGGGCCCCTGGGACAGTCTTCGTTTTTTCTAACAAGATCTTGTACacctgaaaaattattttttgataacgTACGACGCTGTTAATATCTGATGTGCTGCCACAGGCCCATTTGGGAGGAAATGAATTAGAGGTTTGCatttagataaaagaaaaaagagaaaatgaaccTCATCGATCATTGGCAGGAATTGACTCG
Above is a window of Glycine soja cultivar W05 chromosome 12, ASM419377v2, whole genome shotgun sequence DNA encoding:
- the LOC114379552 gene encoding senescence-specific cysteine protease SAG39-like, coding for MVAKNHFCHISLAMLLCMAFLAFQVTCRSLQDASMYERHEQWMTRYGKVYKDPQEREKRFRIFKENVNYIEAFNNAANKRYKLAINQFADLTNEEFIAPRNRFKGHMCSSIIRTTTFKYENVTAVPSTVDWRQKGAVTPIKDQGQCGCCWAFSAVAATEGIHALTSGKLISLSEQELVDCDTKGVDQGCEGGLMDDAFKFVIQNHGLNTEANYPYKGVDGKCNVNEAANDAATITGYEDVPANNEKALQKAVANQPVSVAIDASGSDFQFYKSGVFTGSCGTELDHGVTAVGYGVSNDGTEYWLVKNSWGTEWGEEGYIRMQRGVNSEEGLCGIAMQASYPTA